A window of Nicotiana tabacum cultivar K326 chromosome 24, ASM71507v2, whole genome shotgun sequence contains these coding sequences:
- the LOC107794645 gene encoding protein NRT1/ PTR FAMILY 2.13, whose amino-acid sequence MEDKNNQMKKSSSLNLSLPSPENGIYDEEKQSSSSDSPSKTSKRKPGGWRAMPYVLGNETFERLASIGLLANFMQFLLTVFHMDQVAASNVLNIWSGVTNFIPLLGAFLSDAYIGRFWTIAFASVFEMMGMLTLTFIPWLSQLHPPPCNPQVGQHCKGPNKSQLGFLVMGLGFLSIGSGGIRPCSIPFGVDQFDSTTDEGRKGIASFFNWYYTSFTVVLIIALTLVVYIQDSVSWVIGFGIPTVLMFLSLILFFIGTRVYVYVKPEGSIFSGIVQVFVAMHKKRKLKLSDERQSNGVFYDPPLPKGSIVKKLPLTNKFRSLNKAAIVMEGEINTNGTPTNTWRLCSIQQIEEVKCLLKIIPVWATGIICFTAMAQQGTFTMSQALKMDRHLGPKFQIPAGTLSVISMITIGIWLPIYDQLIVPSIRKITRIEGGITLLQRIGIGMVFSILSMVVAGQIEKVRRNSAIMHSSGDGIAPITVMWLAPQLILMGFAEAFNIIGQIEFYNKEFPENMSSLANSLFSCTVAGASYLSRFLVNILHNTTGGHGHPDWLTKDINEGRVENYYYLIVGLGVLNLFWFIYVARRYQYKTRLEVDDGIKPYSEVHELEEMKY is encoded by the exons atgGAGGACAAGAATAACCAGATGAAAAAGTCATCATCTTTAAATTTATCATTGCCATCGCCTGAAAATGGTATCTATGACGAGGAAAAACAAAGCTCCAGCAGTGATTCTCCGTCCAAAACAAGCAAGAGAAAACCTGGTGGATGGAGGGCTATGCCTTATGTTCTAG GAAATGAGACATTTGAGAGATTAGCATCAATAGGACTATTGGCAAACTTCATGCAGTTTTTATTAACAGTGTTTCATATGGATCAAGTGGCTGCTTCTAATGTTCTAAATATATGGTCTGGTGTTACTAATTTCATACCATTGCTCGGTGCTTTCCTTTCCGATGCATATATCGGTCGATTTTGGACTATTGCTTTTGCCTCCGTTTTTGAAATGATG GGAATGCTGACATTGACCTTCATACCTTGGTTATCTCAGCTACACCCCCCTCCCTGCAATCCACAAGTGGGCCAACACTGCAAGGGCCCAAACAAATCACAATTGGGCTTTTTGGTAATGGGCCTAGGATTCTTGTCCATTGGGTCTGGTGGAATAAGGCCCTGTAGCATCCCATTTGGTGTTGACCAATTTGATTCAACAACTGATGAAGGAAGAAAAGGAATTGCTAGCTTCTTTAATTGGTATTACACTTCATTTACAGTGGTTCTGATCATTGCACTTACTCTGGTGGTATACATTCAAGATTCTGTGAGTTGGGTAATAGGTTTTGGTATTCCTACAGTGCTCATGTTCTtgtctctcattttatttttcatcgGGACACGAGTGTACGTTTATGTGAAGCCCGAAGGAAGCATTTTCTCGGGCATTGTTCAGGTTTTTGTCGCGATGCACAAAAAACGTAAGCTTAAGCTTTCAGATGAGCGGCAAAGTAACGGGGTTTTCTATGATCCCCCGTTACCGAAAGGGTCCATTGTGAAGAAACTCCCTTTAACCAATAAGTTCAG GTCTTTGAATAAAGCGGCTATAGTGATGGAGGGTGAAATTAATACTAATGGTACTCCTACAAATACCTGGAGATTATGCAGTATCCAACAAATAGAAGAAGTAAAATGTCTTCTAAAAATAATCCCAGTTTGGGCAACAGGTATCATATGTTTCACAGCCATGGCACAACAAGGCACCTTCACAATGTCACAAGCTCTAAAAATGGACCGTCATCTCGGCCCCAAGTTTCAAATTCCAGCGGGTACACTCTCTGTTATATCGATGATCACAATAGGTATATGGTTACCAATCTACGACCAACTCATCGTTCCATCCATTAGAAAAATCACAAGAATTGAAGGTGGAATCACATTGTTACAAAGAATTGGAATTGGGATGGTTTTTTCAATTTTGTCTATGGTAGTAGCAGGGCAAATTGAGAAAGTGAGAAGAAATTCAGCTATAATGCATAGTAGTGGAGATGGAATTGCACCTATTACAGTAATGTGGTTAGCTCCACAATTAATACTAATGGGATTTGCTGAGGCTTTTAACATTATTGGCCAAATTGAGTTTTACAATAAGGAGTTTCCTGAGAATATGAGTAGTTTGGCTAATTCTTTGTTTTCTTGCACAGTGGCTGGTGCAAGTTATTTAAGCAGGTTTTTGGTAAACATTTTGCATAATACTACAGGGGGACATGGACATCCAGATTGGTTAACTAAGGATATTAATGAAGGTAGAGTTGAGAATTACTACTACCTAATTGTAGGATTAGGAGTGTTGAACTTGTTCTGGTTCATATACGTTGCTCGTCGATATCAGTATAAGACTAGATTAGAAGTTGATGATGGAATTAAGCCTTATTCTGAGGTTCATGAACTTGAGGAAATGAAGTATTAA